One segment of Clavelina lepadiformis chromosome 2, kaClaLepa1.1, whole genome shotgun sequence DNA contains the following:
- the LOC143445558 gene encoding hydroxymethylglutaryl-CoA lyase, mitochondrial-like, producing the protein MSIVINKPWVCTTTWKASVRLFSNYVRIVEVGPRDGLQNEKTLVSTETKVELINRLAACNVPVIEATSFVSPKWVPQMKDHTEVMKGIARHSKAKYTALTPNLQGFEKAVEAGVDEVAIFGAASEAFSKKNINCSIKESIERFKPVAEAAETLSIPVRGYVSCVLGCPYEGVISPSKVAYVTEEFFEMGCYEVSLGDTIGVGTAGSTKEMLQVLLRSFDVGKLALHCHDTYGQALANILTGLDLGIRTVDSSVSGLGGCPYAKGASGNVATEDVVYMLNGLGLESGVDIDKLVEVGEFISKVLNRDNGSKVGRAVSVKF; encoded by the coding sequence atgtCCATAGTGATCAATAAACCATGGGTCTGCACCACCACTTGGAAAGCATCAGTTcgattattttcaaattatgtTAGAATTGTTGAAGTTGGGCCCAGAGATGGtcttcaaaatgaaaaaactttggTTTCTACTGAGACAAAGGTGGAATTAATTAATCGTTTGGCAGCATGCAATGTTCCAGTTATTGAGGCTACAAGCTTTGTCTCCCCTAAATGGGTACCGCAGATGAAAGATCACACGGAAGTTATGAAAGGGATCGCTCGACACAGCAAAGCCAAGTATACAGCACTGACTCCAAATCTGCAAGGTTTTGAAAAAGCAGTAGAAGCAGGTGTGGATGAAGTTGCCATATTTGGTGCAGCGTCTGAAGCATTCAGTAAAAAGAATATAAACTGTTCTATTAAAGAAAGTATCGAGAGATTTAAGCCAGTTGCTGAGGCCGCTGAAACACTATCTATTCCTGTGCGTGGCTACGTTTCATGTGTCCTTGGTTGCCCATATGAAGGGGTTATATCACCTAGCAAAGTAGCGTATGTAACAGAAGAATTTTTTGAGATGGGATGCTATGAAGTCTCACTTGGAGATACAATCGGTGTTGGCACTGCAGGATCAACAAAAGAAATGCTGCAAGTCTTGCTAAGAAGTTTTGATGTTGGAAAACTCGCTTTGCATTGTCATGATACATATGGTCAAGCCCTGGCAAATATTTTGACTGGACTTGATCTGGGAATTCGAACCGTTGATTCGTCAGTTTCAGGTCTAGGTGGCTGCCCTTACGCAAAAGGAGCTTCAGGTAATGTTGCAACAGAAGATGTTGTGTACATGTTAAATGGTTTGGGACTTGAGTCAGGTGTGGATATAGATAAACTTGTTGAAGTTGGTGAATTCATCAGTAAAGTTCTAAATCGGGATAATGGTTCTAAAGTGGGAAGGGCTGTGAGTGTGAAATTCTGA